From Paenibacillus sp. GP183, one genomic window encodes:
- the rplB gene encoding 50S ribosomal protein L2 — MPIKKYKPTSPARRAMSVSTFEEITTSTPEKSLLAPLSKTAGRNNQGKITIRHHGGGHKRKYRIMDFKRNKDGIQGNVATIEYDPNRSANIALIHYLDGEKRYILAPKGLKVGDQIVSGPTSDIKVGNSLPLENIPVGTVIHNIELKPGKGGQLVRAAGTEAQLLGKEELYVTVRLSSGEVRKILKVCRATIGSVGNEDHELVKIGKAGRNRWKGNRPQVRGVVMNPNDHPHGGGEGRAPIGRKSPMSPWGKPTLGYKTRKKGKASDKYIVRRRTK, encoded by the coding sequence GTGCCAATTAAAAAATATAAACCAACGTCACCGGCCAGACGGGCGATGTCGGTTTCTACTTTTGAAGAAATCACTACATCCACACCGGAGAAATCGCTGCTTGCTCCTTTGAGCAAAACGGCTGGACGTAACAATCAAGGTAAAATTACGATTCGTCATCACGGTGGCGGACACAAACGTAAATACCGGATTATGGACTTCAAACGGAATAAAGATGGAATACAAGGCAACGTTGCTACAATTGAATATGATCCTAACCGCTCTGCTAACATTGCTTTGATTCATTATTTAGATGGTGAGAAAAGATACATCTTGGCTCCAAAAGGCTTGAAAGTTGGAGATCAAATCGTATCCGGACCAACCTCTGACATTAAAGTGGGCAACTCGCTTCCTTTGGAAAATATTCCAGTAGGTACAGTGATCCACAACATTGAGTTGAAGCCTGGAAAAGGTGGACAACTTGTTCGCGCAGCCGGTACTGAAGCTCAACTTCTTGGTAAAGAGGAACTGTATGTGACCGTTCGCCTTTCATCCGGTGAAGTTCGCAAAATCCTTAAAGTTTGCCGTGCTACAATTGGTTCCGTTGGTAACGAAGATCACGAGCTCGTGAAAATCGGTAAAGCCGGTCGTAATCGTTGGAAGGGCAATAGACCGCAAGTCCGCGGTGTCGTTATGAACCCGAACGATCACCCGCACGGTGGTGGTGAAGGACGCGCTCCAATCGGCCGTAAGTCTCCTATGTCTCCATGGGGCAAGCCTACACTCGGTTACAAAACCCGTAAAAAAGGCAAAGCATCCGATAAGTACATCGTGCGCCGTCGTACGAAGTAA
- the rplW gene encoding 50S ribosomal protein L23 has product MKNPRDIIKRPIITERTSDLMANKKYVFEVDLRANKTEIKQAVEAIFKVKVTNVNTLRMPAKPKRQGRHSGYTSEWKKAIVSLSPESKELEFFESV; this is encoded by the coding sequence ATGAAAAATCCACGCGACATTATCAAGCGCCCGATCATTACAGAACGCACAAGCGATTTAATGGCTAACAAGAAATATGTGTTTGAAGTAGATCTTCGCGCCAATAAAACCGAAATCAAGCAAGCGGTTGAAGCTATTTTCAAAGTAAAAGTTACGAATGTAAATACACTTAGAATGCCAGCTAAGCCAAAGCGCCAAGGTCGTCACTCCGGCTATACGTCCGAATGGAAAAAAGCAATTGTGTCCCTTAGCCCGGAAAGCAAAGAACTGGAATTTTTTGAATCGGTATAA
- the rplD gene encoding 50S ribosomal protein L4 translates to MPKVALYNVTGAQVGEVELSDAVFGIEPHVHAIHEAVLLQQASLRQGTHKTKGRSEVRGGGRKPWKQKGTGRARQGSIRSPQWKGGGTVFGPTPRSYGYKLPRKVRRLAIRSALSSKVIENEVIVLDQLTLNAPKTKEFAAILSNLKVASKALVVGLTLDENVALSARNIPGVKFVAADGISVLDVMLHDKLIITKDAVQKVEEVLAQ, encoded by the coding sequence ATGCCAAAAGTAGCTTTATATAATGTAACAGGTGCTCAGGTAGGAGAAGTAGAATTGTCTGATGCTGTATTCGGAATCGAACCTCACGTGCATGCGATTCATGAAGCGGTGCTCTTGCAGCAAGCATCCCTGCGCCAAGGCACACACAAAACCAAAGGCCGTTCTGAAGTGCGCGGCGGTGGACGTAAGCCTTGGAAACAAAAAGGAACAGGACGTGCCCGTCAAGGTAGTATCCGTTCCCCGCAATGGAAAGGCGGCGGTACCGTTTTCGGACCGACACCTCGCAGCTATGGTTACAAACTGCCAAGAAAAGTTCGTCGTTTAGCGATCAGATCCGCGCTGTCTTCAAAAGTGATTGAGAATGAAGTTATCGTTCTGGATCAACTTACATTGAACGCACCTAAGACGAAAGAGTTCGCTGCTATACTTAGCAACCTCAAAGTCGCAAGCAAAGCGCTTGTAGTTGGATTGACTCTAGATGAGAACGTAGCTTTATCCGCACGTAACATCCCAGGTGTGAAATTTGTTGCTGCTGATGGAATCAGCGTTCTAGATGTAATGCTTCATGATAAATTGATCATTACTAAGGATGCTGTACAGAAGGTAGAGGAGGTGCTTGCGCAATGA
- the rplC gene encoding 50S ribosomal protein L3, producing MKGILGKKLGMTQVFTPEGLVVPVTVIQAGPCVVLQKKDAENDGYESIQIGFDDRKQQRTIKPQLGHAKKAGTTPKRYVKEIRGIQLADYEVGQELKADLFAEGEFVDVTGTSKGKGFQGNIKRHNQSTGPMAHGSRYHRGPGSMGSIQANRVPKGKKLPGHMGHETVTLQNLRIVKVDTERNILLVSGSIPGPKNSYVSVKSAIKK from the coding sequence ATGAAAGGTATCTTAGGAAAAAAACTTGGGATGACTCAAGTATTTACTCCAGAAGGTTTGGTAGTGCCAGTTACGGTAATTCAAGCTGGTCCATGCGTAGTTCTGCAAAAGAAAGATGCAGAGAACGACGGTTATGAATCTATCCAAATCGGTTTTGATGACAGAAAGCAACAAAGAACGATTAAACCACAGTTGGGCCATGCGAAAAAAGCGGGAACAACACCTAAGCGCTACGTGAAAGAAATTCGTGGCATTCAGTTGGCTGATTATGAGGTTGGCCAAGAGCTGAAAGCAGATCTGTTCGCAGAGGGCGAATTCGTTGACGTAACAGGGACTTCCAAAGGTAAAGGGTTCCAAGGTAATATCAAAAGACATAATCAATCCACAGGTCCGATGGCTCACGGCTCTCGTTATCATCGTGGACCAGGTTCCATGGGTTCCATTCAAGCGAACCGCGTTCCCAAAGGTAAGAAATTACCAGGACACATGGGTCATGAAACGGTTACTCTACAAAATCTGCGTATCGTGAAAGTGGATACTGAACGCAATATACTTTTAGTGAGCGGATCTATTCCAGGACCTAAGAACAGCTATGTTAGCGTGAAATCTGCGATTAAAAAGTAA
- the rpsJ gene encoding 30S ribosomal protein S10, protein MANQKIRIRLKAYDHRIIDQSAEKIVETAKRSGAGVSGPIPLPTEKQIITILRAVHKYKDSREQFEMRTHKRLIDIVNPTPQTVDALMRLDLPSGVDIEIKL, encoded by the coding sequence ATGGCAAATCAAAAGATTCGTATTCGTTTAAAAGCGTATGATCACAGAATTATTGATCAATCCGCGGAGAAAATCGTGGAAACCGCTAAAAGATCCGGTGCAGGTGTATCCGGACCGATTCCGCTTCCAACTGAGAAGCAAATCATTACTATACTTCGTGCAGTTCACAAGTACAAGGATTCCAGAGAACAATTCGAAATGCGTACGCATAAGCGTTTGATCGATATTGTGAATCCTACACCACAAACTGTAGATGCTCTAATGCGACTGGATTTGCCGTCTGGTGTAGACATCGAAATCAAACTGTAA
- the tuf gene encoding elongation factor Tu, protein MAKAKFERNKPHVNIGTIGHVDHGKTTLTAAITTVLSKRYGGAAVAFDQIDKAPEERERGITISTAHVEYETPNRHYAHVDCPGHADYVKNMITGAAQMDGAILVVSAADGPMPQTREHILLSRQVGVPYIVVFLNKCDMVDDEELLELVEMEVRDLLNEYEFPGDDTPIIRGAAREALSNPEGPWGDKIIELFEQVDTYIPTPERQTDKPFLMPVEDVFSITGRGTVATGRVERGTVKIQEEVEIVGIAEETRKCVVTGVEMFRKLLDSAQAGDNIGALLRGVERKDIERGQVLAKPGSVKPHTNFTAQIYVLTKEEGGRHKPFFTGYRPQFYFRTTDVTGIISLPEGTEMVMPGDNITVTVELINPIAIEEGTRFAIREGGRTVGAGAVATIQK, encoded by the coding sequence ATGGCAAAAGCTAAATTCGAACGAAATAAACCGCATGTTAACATCGGTACAATCGGTCACGTTGACCATGGTAAAACAACTTTGACTGCAGCAATCACAACTGTACTTTCCAAAAGATACGGTGGAGCCGCAGTAGCCTTCGATCAAATCGATAAAGCACCAGAAGAGCGCGAGCGCGGTATCACCATCTCCACAGCTCACGTTGAGTACGAAACTCCTAATCGTCACTATGCACACGTTGACTGCCCCGGACATGCTGACTATGTTAAAAATATGATCACTGGTGCAGCACAAATGGACGGAGCGATCCTGGTTGTTTCCGCAGCTGACGGCCCTATGCCGCAAACTCGCGAGCACATCCTGCTTTCACGTCAAGTAGGCGTTCCTTACATCGTTGTATTCTTGAACAAATGCGACATGGTTGATGACGAAGAGCTTCTTGAGCTGGTTGAAATGGAAGTTCGTGACCTGCTTAACGAATATGAATTCCCAGGCGACGACACTCCAATCATTCGTGGAGCTGCTCGTGAAGCATTATCTAATCCAGAAGGTCCTTGGGGTGATAAAATCATCGAGTTGTTCGAGCAAGTTGATACTTATATCCCAACTCCAGAGCGTCAAACCGATAAGCCTTTCCTTATGCCGGTTGAGGATGTATTCTCAATCACTGGCCGTGGAACAGTTGCTACAGGCCGTGTAGAGCGTGGAACTGTTAAGATCCAAGAAGAAGTTGAAATCGTAGGTATTGCTGAAGAAACTCGTAAATGCGTTGTAACCGGCGTAGAGATGTTCCGCAAATTGCTCGATTCCGCTCAAGCTGGTGACAACATCGGAGCATTGCTTCGTGGTGTAGAACGTAAAGACATCGAGCGCGGCCAAGTACTTGCCAAGCCAGGTTCCGTTAAACCACACACTAACTTTACTGCACAAATTTACGTTCTAACTAAAGAAGAGGGTGGACGTCATAAGCCTTTCTTCACAGGCTACCGTCCTCAGTTCTACTTCCGTACAACTGACGTAACCGGAATCATCAGCCTTCCAGAAGGTACTGAAATGGTTATGCCTGGTGATAACATCACTGTTACTGTCGAACTGATCAACCCGATCGCTATCGAAGAAGGAACTCGTTTCGCTATTCGTGAAGGCGGACGTACCGTTGGTGCAGGCGCGGTTGCTACCATTCAAAAGTAA
- the fusA gene encoding elongation factor G, with protein MAREFSLKNTRNIGIMAHIDAGKTTTTERILYYTGRVHKIGEVHEGAATMDWMEQEQERGITITSAATTAQWEGHRINIIDTPGHVDFTVEVERSLRVLDGAVGVFSAKEGVEPQSETVWRQADKYGVPRIAYVNKMDIIGADFLGVVDSMRLKLGANAVAIQLPIGAENDFKGIIDLIEEVAYMYKDDLGKDIEKIEIPAEYKDKVAELRLELVEKVAELDEDLTMKYLEGEEISIPEIKAALRKGVVDVKIYPVICGSSYRNKGVQLMLDAVIDYLPAPIDVPDIKGVLEDGTEVIRKSDDSQPFSALAFKIMTDPFVGRLTFFRVYSGVLSSGSYVLNATKGKRERVGRILQMHANARQEISDVYSGDIAAAVGLKDTTTGDTLCDEKNPVILESMNFPEPVIQLAVEPKTKADQDKMGIALQKLSEEDPTFRAHTDEETGQTIIAGMGELHLEILVDRMLREFKVETNVGKPQVAYRETFRESAKVEGKFVRQSGGRGQYGHCWVEFSPQEAGAGFLFESKVVGGSIPREYIAPIQAGIEESMKNGVIAGFPLVDIKATVVDGSYHDVDSNEMAFKIAGSMALKAAKEKCKPVLLEPIMKVEVTVPEEYMGDVMGDLNSRRGRIEGMDSRHGAQVIRAKVPLSEMFGYSTTLRSRTQGRGVYSMELSHYEEVPKSIAEEIIAKGKGA; from the coding sequence ATGGCTAGAGAGTTCTCCTTAAAAAATACACGAAACATTGGGATTATGGCTCATATTGATGCCGGTAAAACGACAACTACTGAGCGCATTTTGTACTATACAGGCCGTGTGCACAAAATCGGTGAAGTTCACGAAGGCGCTGCAACAATGGACTGGATGGAGCAAGAGCAGGAGCGCGGAATTACGATTACTTCCGCTGCAACTACAGCGCAATGGGAAGGTCACCGCATCAATATTATCGATACCCCGGGACACGTAGATTTTACCGTTGAGGTAGAGCGTTCCCTTCGTGTATTGGACGGAGCGGTTGGGGTTTTCAGTGCCAAAGAAGGCGTTGAACCACAATCCGAGACGGTCTGGAGACAGGCTGACAAGTATGGCGTCCCACGGATCGCATACGTGAACAAAATGGATATCATCGGAGCCGATTTCTTGGGTGTTGTTGATTCCATGCGCTTGAAGCTTGGTGCTAACGCGGTTGCTATTCAGCTTCCGATTGGCGCTGAGAATGATTTCAAAGGGATCATTGATTTGATTGAGGAAGTTGCGTACATGTACAAAGACGACCTTGGTAAAGACATTGAGAAAATTGAAATTCCGGCCGAGTATAAAGATAAAGTAGCGGAACTAAGATTAGAGTTAGTAGAAAAAGTGGCTGAGCTTGACGAAGATTTGACGATGAAATATCTGGAAGGTGAAGAAATTTCCATTCCAGAAATCAAAGCTGCTTTGCGTAAAGGTGTAGTCGACGTTAAAATCTACCCTGTAATTTGCGGTTCTTCTTATAGGAATAAAGGTGTACAGCTAATGCTGGATGCGGTAATTGATTACCTGCCTGCTCCTATCGATGTTCCAGATATTAAAGGTGTGCTAGAAGACGGCACTGAAGTGATTCGTAAATCCGATGACTCTCAGCCGTTCTCAGCACTTGCTTTCAAAATCATGACGGATCCTTTCGTGGGCAGACTTACATTCTTCCGTGTTTACTCTGGTGTATTAAGCTCAGGATCTTATGTGCTTAATGCAACTAAAGGTAAACGCGAACGTGTTGGTCGTATTCTCCAAATGCATGCAAACGCCCGTCAAGAAATTAGTGACGTCTATTCCGGTGACATTGCAGCAGCTGTTGGTCTGAAAGATACAACTACTGGCGATACCTTATGTGATGAAAAGAATCCAGTTATTCTTGAATCCATGAACTTCCCTGAGCCCGTTATCCAGCTTGCCGTTGAACCAAAAACCAAAGCTGACCAAGATAAAATGGGTATTGCTCTGCAAAAGCTGTCTGAAGAAGATCCGACTTTCCGTGCTCATACAGATGAAGAAACCGGTCAAACGATCATAGCGGGAATGGGTGAACTTCACCTTGAAATCCTCGTTGACCGTATGCTTCGCGAATTCAAAGTAGAAACCAATGTGGGTAAACCACAGGTTGCTTACAGAGAGACATTCCGCGAATCTGCTAAAGTTGAAGGGAAATTCGTACGCCAATCCGGTGGCCGCGGTCAATACGGGCATTGTTGGGTTGAATTTTCTCCTCAAGAAGCAGGTGCTGGGTTCTTATTCGAAAGCAAAGTAGTCGGCGGATCTATTCCTAGAGAATACATCGCTCCTATTCAAGCTGGTATTGAAGAGTCCATGAAAAATGGAGTTATTGCTGGATTCCCGCTCGTCGATATCAAAGCAACTGTCGTTGACGGATCCTATCATGATGTTGACTCCAACGAAATGGCGTTCAAAATTGCAGGTTCCATGGCTCTTAAAGCGGCTAAGGAAAAGTGCAAGCCAGTTCTTCTAGAGCCAATCATGAAAGTAGAAGTAACAGTACCTGAAGAGTACATGGGCGATGTGATGGGTGACCTGAACTCCCGCCGTGGACGTATTGAAGGTATGGATAGCCGTCATGGAGCGCAAGTCATTCGTGCCAAGGTTCCTCTCTCCGAAATGTTTGGATACTCCACTACACTTCGCTCGAGAACACAAGGCCGTGGTGTCTACTCGATGGAACTCTCCCATTATGAAGAAGTACCTAAGTCCATTGCAGAAGAAATTATTGCAAAAGGCAAAGGCGCTTAA
- the rpsG gene encoding 30S ribosomal protein S7: MPRKGPVTRRDVLPDPIYNSKLVTRLINRIMIDGKRGTAQTILYNAFTLIQDRTGKEPMEVFEAAIKNIMPVLEVKARRVGGANYQVPIEVRPERRSTLGLRWLVNYSRLRGEKTMEERLAFEIIDASNNTGSSVKKREDTHKMAEANKAFAHYRW, from the coding sequence ATGCCTCGTAAAGGTCCAGTTACTCGCAGAGATGTATTGCCAGATCCGATTTATAACAGTAAGCTTGTTACCCGTCTCATTAACCGCATCATGATCGACGGAAAAAGAGGGACAGCTCAAACCATTTTATATAATGCGTTTACTTTGATCCAGGATCGTACCGGTAAAGAGCCAATGGAAGTGTTCGAAGCAGCGATCAAAAACATCATGCCAGTTCTTGAAGTTAAAGCACGCCGTGTAGGTGGAGCTAACTATCAGGTTCCAATTGAAGTTAGACCTGAACGCCGGAGCACTTTAGGACTCCGTTGGTTGGTCAACTATTCTCGCTTGCGCGGTGAGAAGACAATGGAAGAAAGACTAGCTTTTGAAATTATTGACGCTAGCAACAATACAGGTTCTTCCGTTAAGAAACGTGAAGATACACACAAGATGGCTGAAGCTAACAAAGCATTCGCTCACTATCGTTGGTAG
- the rpsL gene encoding 30S ribosomal protein S12, which yields MPTINQLVRKGREAKVDKSKSPALQKGFNALKRESTNLSAPQKRGVCTRVGTMTPKKPNSALRKYARVRLTNRVEVTAYIPGIGHNLQEHSVVLIRGGRIKDLPGVRYHIVRGALDTSGVNNRKQARSKYGAKRPKVKK from the coding sequence ATGCCAACAATTAACCAGTTAGTACGTAAGGGTCGTGAAGCGAAGGTGGATAAATCCAAATCCCCGGCTTTGCAAAAAGGGTTTAACGCTCTGAAAAGAGAATCAACCAATTTGAGTGCTCCTCAAAAACGCGGTGTTTGCACTCGTGTAGGTACAATGACTCCTAAAAAGCCAAACTCTGCTCTACGTAAATATGCGCGTGTTCGTTTGACAAACCGTGTAGAGGTAACAGCCTACATTCCGGGTATTGGACATAACTTGCAAGAGCATAGCGTGGTGCTTATTCGTGGAGGAAGAATTAAAGATCTTCCAGGGGTACGTTACCATATCGTACGTGGTGCTTTAGATACGTCCGGCGTAAACAACCGTAAACAAGCTCGTTCCAAATATGGTGCGAAGCGTCCGAAAGTTAAGAAATAA
- a CDS encoding ribosomal L7Ae/L30e/S12e/Gadd45 family protein — translation MSYDKVKQAKNVSIGTKKATRMIELGLATEVFVAKDADPRLTIRMVNLCKKKDVQVTYVDSMKLLGKACGIEVGAAVAAVVNE, via the coding sequence ATGTCTTATGATAAAGTGAAACAGGCCAAGAACGTCAGCATTGGTACGAAAAAAGCAACACGAATGATTGAGCTGGGATTAGCTACCGAAGTTTTTGTTGCCAAAGATGCAGATCCGCGATTGACGATAAGAATGGTGAACCTCTGTAAAAAGAAGGACGTTCAAGTAACCTACGTTGATTCTATGAAGTTGCTGGGTAAAGCATGTGGAATTGAAGTTGGAGCTGCCGTGGCAGCGGTTGTAAATGAATGA
- the rpoC gene encoding DNA-directed RNA polymerase subunit beta' has translation MLDVNNFEYMKIGLASPDKIRSWSRGEVKKPETINYRTLKPEKEGLFCEKIFGPTKDWECHCGKYKRVRYKGVVCDRCGVEVTRQKVRRERMGHIELAAPVSHIWYFKGIPSRMGLALDMSPRSLEEIIYFASYVVTDPGDTPLEKKQLLSEKEYRSYREKYGYAFHAGMGAEAVKKLLQDIEIEREVDMLKEELKTAQGQRRNRAIKRLEVMEAFRNSKNMPEWMVLDVLPVIPPELRPMVQLDGGRFATSDLNDLYRRVINRNNRLKRLLDLGAPDIIVQNEKRMLQEAVDALIDNGRRGRPVTGPGNRPLKSLSHMLKGKQGRFRQNLLGKRVDYSGRSVIVVGPDLKMYQCGLPKEMALELFKPFVMKELVNKGLAHNIKSAKRKVERVSPDVWDVLEEVIREHPVLLNRAPTLHRLGIQAFEPILVEGRAIKLHPLVCTAYNADFDGDQMAVHVPLSSEAQAEARVLMLASGNILNPKDGKPVVTPSQDMVLGSFYLTTDNKFAKGALNILRSVNEAVSAYQSGRSALHARVAIPAKVLNKTSFTPKQQEAMLITTIGKIIFNEIFPPDLPFINEPTKANLLNGIPDSHFVFDKGADLNAIMQERPEGKAVGKEYLGTIIAECFRKYQTTQTSMILDKIKELGFTYSTKAGITVAVSDVVVPKEKDQIIHDSDEKVRYVTNQYRRGLITDEERYDRVITIWSKAKDEITEILMQSLDKYNSINMMVESKARGNKSQITQLGGMRGLMANPSGKIMELPIKSNFREGLTVLEYFISTHGARKGLADTALRTADSGYLTRRLVDVAQDVIVRDEDCGTDKGFMVSKIQDGKEVIEDLYDRIEGRYAFETLRNPQTGEVIVNRNELIEAGTADEIIKAGIEKLQIRSVLSCRSRHGVCKKCYGRNLATGQHVEIGEAVGIIAAQSIGEPGTQLTMRTFHTGGVAGDDITQGLPRIQELFEARNPKGQAIISEIDGAIKEIREVKDRREIEVQGEAESKTYAVPYGSRIRVSVNQQIEAGDELTEGSIDPKEMLRIKGIRGVQNYILQEVQRVYRNQGVEINDKHIEVMVRQMLRKIRIVDAGNTTLLPGAFVDIHEYEEANRTALFSDTEPAVAKPILLGITKASLETDSFLSAASFQETTRVLTDAAIKGKVDQLLGLKENVIIGKLIPAGTGMPRYRNIRITNPNETPVVNEGLEKETVAVE, from the coding sequence TTGTTAGATGTCAATAACTTTGAGTACATGAAAATCGGCCTAGCTTCACCTGACAAAATCCGTTCTTGGTCCCGCGGGGAAGTCAAGAAACCGGAAACCATTAACTACAGAACGTTGAAGCCGGAAAAAGAAGGACTCTTCTGTGAGAAAATCTTTGGGCCAACCAAAGATTGGGAATGCCATTGCGGCAAGTATAAGCGTGTCCGTTATAAAGGCGTTGTTTGTGACCGCTGCGGCGTAGAAGTGACCCGTCAAAAAGTACGCCGTGAGCGTATGGGTCATATCGAGCTTGCAGCACCTGTTTCGCACATCTGGTATTTCAAGGGAATTCCATCCCGTATGGGACTTGCGCTGGATATGTCTCCAAGATCCTTGGAGGAAATTATCTATTTCGCCTCTTATGTGGTTACGGATCCAGGAGATACACCACTGGAGAAGAAACAGCTGTTATCCGAAAAAGAATACCGCAGCTACCGTGAGAAGTATGGCTATGCGTTTCATGCCGGAATGGGTGCTGAAGCTGTGAAAAAGCTGCTTCAGGATATCGAAATCGAAAGAGAAGTCGATATGCTGAAGGAAGAGCTCAAAACAGCGCAAGGACAGCGCCGTAACCGTGCGATCAAGCGTTTGGAAGTTATGGAAGCTTTCCGTAATTCCAAGAACATGCCGGAATGGATGGTACTTGATGTACTTCCAGTCATCCCGCCTGAACTGCGTCCGATGGTTCAACTGGATGGCGGACGTTTTGCCACTTCCGATCTTAACGATTTGTATCGCCGTGTAATTAACCGGAACAACCGTCTGAAGCGATTGCTCGATTTGGGCGCTCCGGACATTATCGTTCAGAACGAGAAGCGTATGCTTCAAGAAGCTGTCGATGCATTGATCGATAACGGCCGTCGCGGCCGTCCGGTAACAGGTCCTGGTAACCGTCCGCTTAAATCCCTCAGCCATATGCTGAAGGGTAAGCAAGGACGTTTCCGTCAGAATCTTCTTGGTAAACGTGTCGATTACTCCGGTCGTTCCGTTATCGTTGTAGGTCCTGACCTGAAGATGTACCAATGTGGACTTCCGAAGGAAATGGCACTTGAATTGTTCAAGCCTTTTGTCATGAAAGAGCTTGTAAACAAAGGACTTGCACATAACATCAAGAGCGCGAAGCGTAAAGTAGAACGAGTAAGCCCGGATGTTTGGGATGTACTTGAAGAAGTCATTAGAGAGCATCCGGTTCTTCTGAACCGTGCTCCCACATTGCATAGATTGGGTATTCAAGCGTTTGAGCCCATTCTGGTCGAAGGGCGTGCCATCAAACTGCATCCGCTCGTTTGTACAGCTTACAATGCTGACTTTGACGGTGACCAAATGGCTGTTCACGTACCCTTGTCCTCGGAAGCGCAAGCGGAAGCTCGCGTGTTGATGCTCGCATCCGGAAACATTTTGAATCCTAAGGACGGCAAGCCTGTAGTAACTCCATCACAGGATATGGTTTTGGGAAGCTTCTATCTAACTACAGATAATAAGTTTGCCAAAGGTGCACTCAATATCCTTAGATCCGTGAACGAAGCGGTTTCTGCTTATCAATCAGGCAGATCAGCTCTTCATGCGAGAGTTGCTATTCCAGCAAAAGTTCTTAATAAAACCAGCTTCACGCCTAAGCAGCAGGAAGCCATGCTGATCACGACGATTGGTAAGATCATTTTCAATGAGATTTTCCCTCCAGATCTGCCATTTATTAATGAGCCAACCAAAGCTAACCTGCTAAACGGTATCCCGGATTCACACTTTGTATTCGATAAAGGTGCTGATTTGAATGCCATCATGCAGGAACGTCCGGAAGGCAAAGCGGTAGGTAAGGAATATCTCGGTACGATCATTGCGGAATGTTTCCGTAAGTACCAAACAACTCAAACGTCTATGATCCTTGATAAAATCAAAGAATTAGGCTTTACGTACTCCACGAAGGCGGGTATCACCGTTGCTGTGTCGGACGTTGTCGTTCCGAAGGAAAAGGACCAAATTATTCATGATTCCGATGAAAAAGTTCGCTACGTCACGAATCAATATCGTCGCGGTTTAATCACCGATGAAGAGCGTTATGACCGTGTCATTACGATCTGGAGTAAGGCGAAAGACGAGATCACCGAGATTCTCATGCAATCACTGGACAAATATAACTCTATCAACATGATGGTCGAATCCAAGGCTCGCGGTAACAAATCGCAGATTACACAACTTGGCGGCATGCGCGGACTGATGGCTAATCCATCCGGTAAAATCATGGAGCTTCCAATTAAATCGAACTTCCGTGAGGGACTTACGGTTTTGGAATACTTCATCTCCACGCACGGTGCGCGTAAAGGTCTTGCCGATACAGCGCTTCGTACAGCGGATTCCGGTTACCTGACTCGTCGTCTGGTTGACGTTGCCCAAGATGTGATCGTTCGTGATGAAGATTGCGGCACCGACAAAGGCTTCATGGTCAGCAAAATTCAAGACGGTAAAGAAGTGATCGAAGATCTCTACGATCGTATTGAAGGACGCTATGCTTTTGAAACCCTGCGCAATCCGCAAACTGGGGAAGTTATCGTAAACCGCAATGAATTGATTGAAGCCGGAACAGCGGATGAAATCATTAAAGCGGGCATCGAGAAGCTACAAATTCGTTCTGTGCTCAGCTGTCGTTCCAGACATGGTGTTTGTAAAAAATGCTATGGCCGTAATCTGGCAACTGGCCAGCATGTGGAGATTGGTGAAGCTGTAGGTATCATTGCCGCACAGTCCATCGGAGAACCGGGGACACAGCTGACTATGCGTACGTTCCATACCGGGGGCGTTGCCGGAGATGATATCACACAAGGTTTGCCGCGTATTCAGGAGCTATTTGAAGCACGGAATCCGAAAGGGCAAGCGATTATTTCCGAAATCGACGGTGCCATCAAGGAAATTCGCGAAGTCAAGGATCGCCGCGAGATTGAAGTTCAAGGTGAAGCTGAATCCAAAACTTATGCAGTGCCTTACGGTTCGCGTATCCGTGTTTCGGTGAACCAACAAATCGAAGCAGGTGACGAGCTGACCGAAGGTTCGATTGACCCTAAAGAGATGCTTCGCATCAAAGGTATCCGCGGCGTTCAAAACTACATCCTGCAAGAGGTTCAACGTGTTTACCGGAACCAAGGGGTGGAAATTAACGATAAGCATATCGAGGTTATGGTTCGTCAAATGTTGCGTAAAATCCGTATCGTGGATGCAGGTAATACCACTCTGCTTCCAGGCGCTTTCGTAGACATCCATGAGTATGAAGAAGCGAACAGAACGGCTCTCTTCTCGGACACTGAACCGGCTGTTGCCAAGCCTATATTGCTTGGTATTACCAAGGCTTCTCTGGAGACTGATTCCTTCTTGTCCGCAGCTTCCTTCCAAGAGACAACACGTGTCTTGACGGATGCAGCGATCAAAGGAAAAGTCGATCAATTGCTCGGTCTTAAGGAGAACGTGATTATCGGTAAGCTGATTCCAGCGGGAACAGGAATGCCTCGTTATCGGAATATCCGTATCACGAATCCGAATGAGACTCCAGTCGTTAATGAAGGGCTGGAGAAAGAAACCGTAGCTGTAGAATAA